A region from the Kribbella shirazensis genome encodes:
- a CDS encoding DnaJ domain-containing protein has translation MSGADHYEVLNVERTASTAEIKSAYRKLVRQVHPDQGGNAALFRLVQEAWSTLSDPAKRAAYDRHLDSRSGTTTDDPPRTTHREPDPAPEPEDPFTWSTDQPWSTQQPWSEQPQPQQPQSGQPHSDEAQESLQPVDAGPIQVRPSFGRWRLPALVTLAVWTALHVGSYISGGVHDVWDIVLGVGQLGMIVVAIPPHWSRRIPLGGLFKVLGILTAVLFLLMLLFAKSAWAGPARILVIALLAGLVIVRFLTGRWSKQHALDKAIDRQAAYEFNLWGRPGEPLVDTTLAAPITQYDVMLQRRTANLLDPVVAALPAAKLVHGAQLGAMVVDHLLLNGHRAALILSLVGPPGTYSLDAYGGLLHNGQPFDSPAPALEGAVQSWRARLRQVDVHGFLIIRSDTGRVTTQTRPDSTVTCLSTQTAAHDLLTWLQPEGNMVDRQILYDVLHRAPYGLM, from the coding sequence GTGAGCGGGGCCGACCACTACGAGGTGCTGAACGTCGAGCGCACGGCGAGCACCGCGGAGATCAAGTCCGCGTACCGGAAGCTGGTCCGCCAGGTCCATCCGGACCAGGGCGGCAACGCGGCGCTGTTCCGCCTCGTGCAGGAAGCCTGGAGCACCCTGTCCGACCCGGCGAAGCGGGCGGCGTACGACCGTCACCTCGACAGCCGATCCGGTACGACGACCGACGACCCGCCCCGCACCACCCACCGCGAGCCCGACCCCGCGCCGGAGCCCGAGGACCCCTTCACCTGGTCCACCGACCAGCCCTGGTCGACCCAGCAGCCGTGGTCGGAGCAGCCGCAGCCCCAGCAACCGCAGTCCGGGCAGCCGCACTCCGACGAGGCCCAGGAGTCGCTGCAGCCCGTCGACGCGGGCCCGATCCAGGTCCGTCCTTCGTTCGGCCGCTGGCGGCTCCCGGCGCTCGTGACCCTGGCGGTGTGGACCGCCCTGCACGTCGGCAGCTACATCAGCGGCGGTGTCCACGACGTCTGGGACATCGTTCTCGGCGTCGGCCAGCTCGGCATGATCGTGGTCGCGATCCCTCCGCACTGGAGCAGACGAATTCCGCTCGGCGGGCTGTTCAAGGTTCTCGGCATCCTCACCGCAGTCCTGTTCCTGCTGATGCTGCTGTTCGCGAAGTCCGCCTGGGCCGGCCCTGCCCGGATCCTGGTCATCGCGCTCCTCGCCGGACTCGTGATCGTCCGGTTCCTCACCGGTCGCTGGTCCAAGCAGCATGCGCTGGACAAGGCGATCGACCGGCAGGCGGCGTACGAGTTCAACCTCTGGGGCCGCCCCGGCGAACCCCTCGTGGACACCACACTCGCCGCACCGATCACGCAGTACGACGTGATGCTGCAACGGCGTACCGCCAACCTCCTCGACCCCGTGGTCGCCGCACTACCCGCCGCCAAGCTGGTGCACGGTGCGCAGCTAGGCGCGATGGTCGTCGACCACCTCCTGCTCAACGGCCACCGTGCCGCACTGATCCTCTCGCTGGTAGGCCCACCCGGCACCTACTCACTCGACGCGTACGGCGGCCTCCTGCACAACGGCCAGCCCTTCGACAGCCCAGCACCCGCCCTGGAGGGCGCAGTCCAGTCCTGGCGCGCCCGGCTCCGACAGGTCGACGTACACGGCTTCCTGATCATCCGCTCGGACACAGGCCGCGTCACGACCCAGACCCGCCCCGACTCCACCGTCACCTGCCTGTCCACCCAAACCGCCGCCCACGACCTCCTCACCTGGCTACAACCAGAAGGCAACATGGTCGACCGCCAGATCCTGTACGACGTCCTCCACCGCGCACCGTACGGCCTAATGTGA